The Rattus norvegicus strain BN/NHsdMcwi chromosome 9, GRCr8, whole genome shotgun sequence genome contains the following window.
GCAACAACTGTTGACAAACTTGTTGACAGTATGAAGAGTCATCTTTGCAAaatgactaatttttttttgtgttttttataacATTCCTCAGTGATTTGCATCCATAATCAACTACCAATTTTGTATAGAACAGCcatgaaaaaaaaccaaaagtctATTTTCATTCCTTGTTTTTACatacagacaaaaaaaaatcctttctaaaCACTTAATACTGagaatatttttgttattatgaaacttaaaaaaaatcatgaaatcagACTAGTAAATATCCCCTCTGTTCCACCTGGACACCGGTATAGGAGAGGGCCCTGCCGTATACTGGAAAACGTGTGGTGGCTGAGAGAGACGGTGATGCCCAagcaagaagagagggagaagaggagggcagCAAACCACGGCAGAGCTCTGAGGCGCCGTAATCTGAGAATCCAGATTAGTTTCTGGAAACTTTTGGGCACACCTCACTCATCATCCTCCGCTAATCTAAAAGCCAGGCGCTGCTGCATCACCAGAGGGGCCTAATGTCTGCAGGAATCTCTCGAGAGAACATGTTGGAGAGCATATGCTACGGAAGTGTGCCTAGACAACTTGAAACTACTTTTCAAGTGACTGTTATGTACAGAATTTGAAAACACATCCTAAATACATTCTTTTATTGGATCTGGTCTTAAGATTTCTTATTAAATGTTCAATTCATCGTGatccaaaataaaaaaggagaacaaagggcTTACAGCAAAAGTCACAGGTGGCTAACATTTTAAATGCGACCTCATCTCTGTCCTTCAGGATACATTAGACAGCAGGGTTTTTCTTTCAACTCCCTTAACCAGAACTGGTTTGTGGGTTTGTGACATTTTGCTGTGACACTACCTCAGCGTGACAACTGGTATTTTCAGGGTTTTCAGAGTCTTTGCTCTGGTTTTCCCCTTCTCCATCTTTTTCAGAAGAAGTCGTCGGACATTCCCCTTTTCCTGCGGAATCATTAACGGTTTTCTTGGGTGGAGACTCTGATTGGTCGGCAGCATTGTCGTCCTCCGAGTTTCTTGGCTTGGTATCTTCACTGCTGGCCTCTGGGCTTGGCTTGTCTGTCTCCTCCCCGGGCTCTCTAGATGCCACCTTTTTTTCTTCCACTGTTTTGTTATTTAAGTGACTAGCTGCTGAGGAATTTTTGGAGTCCTTAGATTTCTTGTGCGTAGAAGTTTGGCCGTTCGAGCCTAAAGCGGGCAGAGTAGGTGTTTTCTGGGCTTTGCTTCTCTCTGGTTGTTCTTTCTTAGGTGGCCCCCATATAAAATTCTCTGATGGTGTGTAATGTTTCTGGGCAAACCGCAGgagctttctcctctccctcctgtctcgaATTGTATAAACGAAGTACTCCAGGGCACTCTGTTTGATATTGGGAATAGTGTTTTCCACGAGAGCCTCATGAAGAATGAATTTTACCAGAGGAGATTTAAAACTCTCGTACCCAAGCTCACCAAGGCTTTTAAGAATTCGGGTAATCCTTAAATAGTTGTGCTGAGACCTGAAAGAGAGAATCgaataaaatgagagaaaaagaatcagGAGAAGAAAAGTAAGAAAACCCAAACTATGGAGAAGATGATTTTTTAGAAATGCAAAGCAAGAAAATAAGCCTTACAGCAActttaatgtaataaaaaatagGATGCATTTCATTTAACGCATGTGGATTGTAACAGTACAATCTGATGAATGTGAAACTCAAATGTTAAAACAAACTCTCCTCTTTAAGAGACACATCAAGCACTGAGATTGACTGTGTTCTGGCTGGTGTTACGTTATTTATTAATGTCGCCGAGGACCAGGCATTCTACAAGAGCAGCTTCGCACACACAGCCAAGCATCAGATTAGCCAATGCCGCCATAAGGGAAGTAGTGGCCACGGCACgagatgagagacagaaagagccaAGCACGTAGCCTTTATCATGGTAACGTTATAACAGCTCTGCTTCCTTATGAATTATTATTGTCTCTTACCACGCCTAACTTATAAATCTCATTGCAGAACAAAACAGAGCATGTGGAGGGCTCTGTACAATTTATGACTTCTGCCCTCTACAGGGAACTTCTGTACTTGCAACATCAAAGAAGGATGCTACAGTTTCACAGGTAACCAGGGCTAAACAGATGCACTAGCTAACAGCTGAACAGCTGGCTAGAAGAATtctgacaaagaaaacaaaactacttGACTGTGCCTGCCTCAGCTGTTGAGAGTGTGGGCCTCAGAGCCAGTCTGTCTCACCCTGGCTTTATTACTGTGGTGCTCTGAATCGGAGTGGCCCCCATagagtcatgtgtttgaatgtctggccatagggagtggtgctattaggaagtatggccttgttggagcaagtgTGTCTCCTTGGGGGTCGGCTCTAGGGATTTTGAAGCTGAAAACAGACTCAGTgttgctctctctttctgccaCCTGCTGAtccagaggtagaactctcagcgaCCAtgctagcaccatgtctgcctaacTGTGGCCGTGTCTAAGCCTCAGGACCTACGACAGGCTATTCAACTGTGATGAAAAGGTACGATGCCTATCTAAGCCTCTGCGTTTGCACCTGTAAAACAGGGAAAAAGGGATCCCAATCTAACTGCCCCCTTATCATCAAATGAGATGACACAAAAGAAGGGAATGGGCAAACCAGTAAACGGGGACATCATTTAGAActattctgtgtgtgcatgtgttcatgtatgcaaTGGTGCGTGTGTAGGGGGcgtatacacacatgtgtttgCAAGCGTATAAGCTCGTGTGAtctaccaccctcagctgtgAGCACGAATGTTCCTCCTCCTATCATCTATGACAGCAGAATTTAGGACTGAGTAACAGCACATCTGTATTCAGCTTAACCTATTCCCTCCATCTTTGCTGGCCTCGACTTGCTAAAAAGCTTCAGATCTACACTTAGACCAACCTTGATTCCGAACATACATTTCTCCCACATGACATACCTTTTTCTTTCAAAACCGAGGCCATGCTTGGACTAGCATTTTCCAAACTTAATTTTGTCACAATTCATAACTCACCTCCCCAGCCTTGTTcagctgaacacacacacacacacacacacacacacacacacacacacacacacacacacccacacccacacccacacccctggCTGAACCCTTAAGGACCCTCTCTCCTCCGTTACAGAACCATGTCTGATGTTAGCAGGTTGGGTATGTATTTACCCAAGATTGTGACACAACAGAACTAGTACTTACTCCTAACTCCCTAAATTCTGTTTTATATCCGACATTGAACTTTCTTGGAAGCACTGTGTATACGTCTGCCTCGGCTTCCAAAAGTGCTCAAGTTTTTTATTAGTAGTAATTACCCAGTCTCCTGGGAATGTTGGGAAAAGATGTCAAATTATTAGAGATATAGAAGCACATAGCTTCTGGTCttatattttaatgaaagaaTACAGACAAAATACAAATTTGTATTATTTGAGCTAAGCAACtgctggaataaaaaaaaatgtgttatttCCACCCTTTTGGATATTTGCCCCAAAGTGTGAAACTCAGCACATTTGTCTCAGTTTTATGAATCGGTAacatttgaacttttaaaaacttatttatgGGTCTGTGTGTACCTGCTTAAGTTTATTATGCATCATGTGTGTGCAAGGGCCAGAGAGGGTCGGAAGAGGGTGCCTGACCCACAGGAACGGAGGTACAGACAGTTTGGACCTCCATGTGGAGAGCAGTAACTGTTGTCCACTGTGTTGAGACAACGTATCTGGGGTACTGTGAAGGCACGGTTCCGCTAATGACGGGGGCGGTTAGCTGTCACATGCATGCAGGGTTCTTCTAGTGAAAGAACTTATTGCAACTGACTTCATAAGAAGaggtggagaggagagggtgacTGCTTAAAAGAAAAGTTGTGCTACAGGATGCAGTGGATGCCGCATTTGCAGCCAGAGCCACATCTAAGATGAACTGGAGACTTGGCATTTGCATATCCACAAGCTAAAGCATTTATGTAACCGagaaaaaaagaaggtaaaagCCAGAGCAGCTGAGGAAAATAACGATTGGGATTCTAGAACAAAAGTATCTGTAAAACAAAGGAGTTGGTTGTTTCAGGAAGTAAGTGTCGCAGTGAAAGGCAAATGGTGGGTGGAGGAGTTAAATCTGCACAGCCATGGCTTCCACACCAGGGACTGGAGGAAGAGGCCGCTATGGGGACAAAGGACAGTGCTGATTTTATCAGAAGATCAGATGGGTTAAGAGAGGGCACATCGGGAACATAAAACCCCAAACTCGGCTCAGTACAGCTCAGGAATCCTAGCTTACCACAAACCTGACCAGGATTTGCACATCTGCACTTTCAATAGCTGAACACACCTTGCCACTCTTATCCAGGTCACCTCTTCACTCAATTTCACTCCAGTTTACTCTGATTAAACAGTTTTCCTCCGCTGAGCCATAAACACAACCAAGTCCTGACCAGCCTACTGTGAAAAGCTCAAAATGTCTTCCAGCTTCAATCACAGATAAGCAATGACATTTAAGAATAGATCAcagagaacggggtccccattggaggagttagagaaaggattgaaggagcgtCTGCGTCTGCAATCCTAGGATTTAGAAGATGGTGCCAGAACAGTGGCAAATTTGAAGTCAACCTAGACTcagagatccagtctcaaaaataagcaagcagaacagCCTCACAGAAACccagtttggctcccagcacccgcattaggcagttcacaactgccggGGGacctcagttccaggggatctgatgccctcttctgacttctggaggcacacatgtgcacacgtgtggcACACATATCTACatgtaaaagaattattttttaatttttaaatcacccccccccccccggagagTTCACCCAGAGCTAGGAAGGCAGAGAGCTATTGGATGAGAGGAAGAGAGCTTGCTAGTTGGGACAGAGTGAAAAGGCTGTGAGTTCCGCCATTCTTCATCAGAGGCTAAGAGAGGAGCTAATTAAATAAAGCCTTCAGAAAGGGCTCTGGTTTGGGCTATAAACGAAAAGCCCTAACAATAATACCCTAGGAAAGCTCTAAGCCTTTGCTCACATTCTGTCCATGACTTATAACTTCCACAACAATGTACCAAACCAGAGTGCCACTCTAAGCAAAAAATAACAGAAGGAGAGTGGTAGGTACCCAAAGGGTGAGGTGCGATCACTGTTTGCCAAAGCCTTACTTGCAGATAGAGTTCTGCAACAGCAGGACAGAGAAACCATCCAGACATGGTTACCTACCTGCGTTAGATAGGCAGATGCGGATGTCTTGCCCTTACATTAGCTTACGTATCAAACTTTAACCTGAGTTATAAGTTAATGAGTCTCCATTCAGGGTCGTAAAGCTTTACGTCCATACGTTCAAGGCTTTAGCTGAACCTCCTGTTTTAAGAGTGTTACTTACAACAAAGGAAAGAGATGTCTCAACGCTAATATTTTACTCCTTTTACCAAAGTGAGGGGAATTCTGGGAAAAGTTTAAAGAGCTGATGCCAAAACTCTGATTGTTTTTTTGCCAAAGAGAAATTGCTtgcgttgttttttttttccttaatactTGCCCAGTTCAGCTAATTATAAGGTACTAAAAAAAGTTTCTTAAAATTGTTAGTTGTATCGTCCAGTACTCATAAGTCACTctataattaaaaaggaaaaaaaatcagtatgcctatgaagaaaatatttttaaaactaaactttGGTTATAAGTATTAATCACCAATACACATATCCAAGCAAAACAGTACAGCTAAACCCATCCAGGAAAGCTGCTAAACTTCCCTTTATAGAGTTTGTAATGAACCAGAAAGAGGTACTTTTCCTTTACCTACGTCATGAAGACAACTGGACTTTCCCCTCAATTTTAGCTAGAAGTATGGCCATTTTTATACATTATAGACCACATTTACGAATTTAACCTAAGAAGTTAGCATGCATGAAGATAATATAAACAATTTATAGCCTAGGACAGAGAGAACATATGAAAAAAACCCGTAAACTCCTTGAAACGTGGCACATATAAGGAGAGAAGCCACGTTGGGCTGTAGGCAGAGGGTTCAAGAAGAAAGCATTCTGAAGGAGAACAGCCAGCTCTCTGTAGAATTTGTTCATTGTCATTCCTTAGAATGCGCAAGAGGGAACAAATGTAGTTCTGACTCGATTTTGATTCCTATTCCTAATGGCTACCTAGTCCTGTGGTCAAACGTGGCTAGTCCTATGGCCAATATCTGATAGCGTCATTTCATTCTTGTTTCCTCGACATCTACAAGTGGGCAGTGTCTATATAGTCCCATGTCCAATACCCAGAGCTTGTCCTGTGCCCAATGACGAGGCATTTCCATGCCCAGCGGCTATGTATTCCTGTGTTCAAATGCTAGCTGTTCCTGTGTCCAGCCTCTAGCTAGTCCTATGCCCAACAGCTAGTTATTCCTATGCCCAATAGCTAGTTATTCCTATGCCCAACAACTAGTTAGTCCTATGCCCAGCAGCTAGTTAGTCCTATGCCCAGCAGCTAGTTAGTCCTATGTCCAACAGCTAGTTAGTCCTATGCCCAACAGCTAGTTAGTCCTATGCCTAACAGCTAATTAGTCCTATGGTCAATAGCTAGTCTATCCAGTACCCCATGACTAGCCATCTCCATGCTCAACAGCCGGACAGACCTACGCCAATGGCTAGCTGTTCCTATTCTGCAGAGAACAGAGCTACAGGAGAAGGCCAGGGGCTTCACTTACTCATTCAGATGTTGAAACCGTTCTTGCCAGTTCACGGCCCGAGCAACATTTCCAGTCTTATCAATCAACTTTATCCCGAAGAACTCTAGCATCATTTTGTAAGCCAAGAGGAATCTTCTGATTGCTTCCTTTGTCTTTTTGAATTCCTAATATAAGAAGGGAAGTCGACTGAA
Protein-coding sequences here:
- the Ogfrl1 gene encoding opioid growth factor receptor-like protein 1 isoform X1; amino-acid sequence: MGNLLGGVSFREPTTVEDCDSTWQTDSEPEPEQPGPAGGGEGQEQDEREQPEQPPERAGGRPRASPVPEDHAEAAGAEQGGDSTEGNAKPKRSFYAARDLYKYRHQYPQNFKDIRYQNDLSNLRFYKNKIPFKPDGVYIEEVLNKWKGDYEKLEHNHTYIQWLFPLREQGLNFYAKELTTYEIEEFKKTKEAIRRFLLAYKMMLEFFGIKLIDKTGNVARAVNWQERFQHLNESQHNYLRITRILKSLGELGYESFKSPLVKFILHEALVENTIPNIKQSALEYFVYTIRDRRERRKLLRFAQKHYTPSENFIWGPPKKEQPERSKAQKTPTLPALGSNGQTSTHKKSKDSKNSSAASHLNNKTVEEKKVASREPGEETDKPSPEASSEDTKPRNSEDDNAADQSESPPKKTVNDSAGKGECPTTSSEKDGEGENQSKDSENPENTSCHAEVVSQQNVTNPQTSSG
- the Ogfrl1 gene encoding opioid growth factor receptor-like protein 1, whose product is MGNLLGGVSFREPTTVEDCDSTWQTDSEPEPEQPGPAGGGEGQEQDEREQPEQPPERAGGRPRASPVPEDHAEAAGAEQGGDSTEGNAKPKRSFYAARDLYKYRHQYPNFKDIRYQNDLSNLRFYKNKIPFKPDGVYIEEVLNKWKGDYEKLEHNHTYIQWLFPLREQGLNFYAKELTTYEIEEFKKTKEAIRRFLLAYKMMLEFFGIKLIDKTGNVARAVNWQERFQHLNESQHNYLRITRILKSLGELGYESFKSPLVKFILHEALVENTIPNIKQSALEYFVYTIRDRRERRKLLRFAQKHYTPSENFIWGPPKKEQPERSKAQKTPTLPALGSNGQTSTHKKSKDSKNSSAASHLNNKTVEEKKVASREPGEETDKPSPEASSEDTKPRNSEDDNAADQSESPPKKTVNDSAGKGECPTTSSEKDGEGENQSKDSENPENTSCHAEVVSQQNVTNPQTSSG